The proteins below are encoded in one region of Fimbriimonadaceae bacterium:
- a CDS encoding aldehyde dehydrogenase family protein encodes MVTPSGQALAFDQFSLGTVPRTPKEQVDAAVAAHEAFLTWREQSWVKRGEVIDELAQLIKRDVESLSRMVTIECGKPINEGRADVVEALHMAQYVAGLSRLPYDHVISSQIAAKDAYTVRKRSI; translated from the coding sequence GTGGTCACGCCCTCCGGGCAGGCCCTCGCGTTTGACCAGTTTAGCCTCGGCACCGTGCCCCGCACGCCCAAGGAGCAGGTGGACGCGGCCGTCGCCGCCCACGAGGCGTTCCTCACCTGGCGCGAGCAGAGCTGGGTCAAGCGCGGCGAGGTCATCGACGAGCTCGCCCAGCTCATCAAGCGCGACGTCGAGAGCCTGAGCCGCATGGTCACCATCGAGTGCGGAAAGCCCATCAACGAGGGCCGCGCCGACGTGGTCGAGGCGCTGCACATGGCCCAGTACGTGGCCGGCCTCAGCCGCCTGCCCTATGACCACGTCATCAGCAGCCAGATCGCCGCCAAGGACGCCTACACCGTCCGCAAGCGATCAATCTAG